One Papaver somniferum cultivar HN1 chromosome 10, ASM357369v1, whole genome shotgun sequence genomic window carries:
- the LOC113319043 gene encoding 60S ribosomal protein L7-2-like produces the protein MAEVEEAPKALNYIPEIVLKKRKSSDDWAIRRREQAELKKERTKKNKSLVFRRAEDFIKEYRNKELDFVQMKHRKKQRTSASNAVPESKLLFVIRIRGTNDMHFQTRKALHSLKLRSINSAVFVKANEGVMDILKRIEPYVTCGSPNFQTVKDLICKKGYGKIDKQKTPLTDNNLIEQALGQYGILCIEDIVHEIATVGSHFKEVVNFLWPFKLTRPEGGKLLKKTRYSDSGDAGNRADNINELINKMN, from the exons ATGGCAGAAGTAGAAGAAGCACCAAAAGCTCTTAACTATATCCCTGAGATAGTTCTTAAGAAGAGAAAAAGCAGTGACGACTGGGCGATTAGAAGGAGAGAACAGGCGGAACTCAAAAAGGAAAGGACCAAAAAGAACAAATCACTTGTTTTCAGAAGAGCTGAGGATTTCATTAAAGAGTATCGTAACAAG GAATTGGACTTTGTCCAGATGAAACACAGGAAAAAGCAGCGAACGTCAGCATCAAATGCTGTTCCTGAATCAAAGTTGCTTTTCGTCATACGTATTCGTGG CACCAATGATATGCATTTTCAGACGAGGAAGGCTTTACATTCTTTGAAGTTGAGATCAATCAACAGTGCTGTTTTCGTCAAGGCAAATGAAGGAGTTATGGATATTCTAAAGAGGATTGAACCATATGTCACTTGTGG GTCTCCTAACTTCCAGACAGTAAAAGATTTGATTTGCAAGAAAGGCTATGGAAAGATTGACAAGCAGAAAACACCCCTAACAGACAATAACCTCATCGAGCAG GCACTAGGGCAGTATGGTATTCTATGTATCGAAGATATTGTACACGAGATTGCTACTGTCGGTTCACATTTTAAGGAAGTAGTGAACTTCCTATGGCCATTCAAACTGACTAGGCCAGAAGGAGGTAAGCTGCTAAAGAAAACACGATACAGTGATAGTGGTGATGCTGGAAATCGTGCAGATAATATTAATGAACTCATCAATAAGATGAACTGA